CCTTATTCACCTTCTGCCAAGGTTTTATGACCCTATAGAAGGAAATATCTATATAGACGGCTACAATATAAAAGATGTTACTATCAGCTCACTAAGAAATCAAATAGGAATCATTATGCAGCATGATATGCTTTTTTCCACATCAATTAAAAATAATATTTCTTACGGCAACCCAGACGCCACAGATGAGGAGATCACCCATTGTGCTAAGCTTGCCAGAATACATGATTTTGTCACTTCTCTTCCAGAAGGTTATGAGACCCAGGTAGGGGAAAAAGGAGTCAAACTATCAGGCGGTGAGATCCAAAGGGTTATCATTGCCAGGTTATTACTTCAAGATCCAGGATTAATCATTATGGACGAATCAACCTCTAACCTTGATGAAAAAGTAGAAGAAGATATTCAAAAAGCTTTTAGAGAGCTTTTCAACAATAGAACCGTCTTTGTCATAGCACATCGACTGTGGACCATTAAGGAAGCAGACAAAATATTAGTTATAAAAGACGGAGTGCTAGCCGAATACGGCACTCATGAAGAACTTTTGAGTTATGATTCTGGAATATACAAAAATATGATAAAAGAAGGCATAGAGGTGTAGATAATGCGCGGTGGAATAAAAAAGTTCGTAAACTCAAACGAAAAAAAGCCCGGTTATAATTCTCTAAAGAGGCTTTCAAAAAACCATTACAAATTAATCAAAAGTTATTTGATATCTCACAAGAGAAAATTATTTTTTGCAGTTTTAGCTACAATTTTTGTTTCACTAAGTGCTCTCATCAGCCCCTATCTGATGAAAGTAGCTATCGATGATTACATCATTCCCGGTAACTTTAGAGGCTTAACTATTGTATCTATATTAATATTGCTATCTTATGTACTGTCCTGGTTCTCATCATACTGGCAGACCTATCTTGCAGGCTGGGTAGGACAGGATTTGGTATCAAGTTTACGAAAAGATGTGTTCTCACATATCAAAAAGCTTGACCTAAATTTTTATAACCAAAGGCGTACCGGCGAAATAATGTCCAGGGTTACTCATGATGTAAACACCCTGTCAGAGCTAATCACGGGTGGATTTGTCCATTTTGTCAGTGATATATTTACCCTTCTTGGAATAATTGTGATTATGTTTTATCTTGATATAAGCCTTACCCTAATAATCTGCTTGCTTATACCATTTGTAATGTTTATTTTCTTTGCCCTCGGCCAAAAAATGCGTAATGCTTATCACCATGTCAGAGAAGAAATGGCCAGGCTAAATGCAGACGTGGAAGAAAACTTGTCAGGCATTAGAACAATCAAGGCCTTAAATAGGGAGCAAATAACTCAGGAAAACTTTAAAAAGCTAAGTATAAATAATATGAAAGCAAACCTTCGTGCTGTCGGGATTTTTTCTTTGTTTTTTCCCGCCATGAATTTTAGCCGTGTTTTAGGAGAAGCCCTTGTACTTGGGTATGGAGGCCTTCAAGTAATAGATGGCAATATGACAGTGGGTGTGCTGGCAGCTTTTTTAAGTTATGTGCGACGCTTCTTTAGGCCTATAATGGATTTAAGCCAGGTATTTAACACTTATCAAGCTGCAGCCGCCGCCCTTGATAGGATAAACGAATACTTTAATATACCTGCCGAGAGCAGTACACATAACATATCTCTAACAAAAAACAAAGCTTATAATATTTCATCAAATACATCATCTAACTCATTTAACTTCAAAGGTTTAACAGGCGAAATAATCTTCGAAAATGTAAGTTTCTCTTATGGGCGAAATTTAATCTTGGACAATTTTGATCTCGAGGTCCCCCCAAAAACCACTTCAGCTCTGGTAGGAGCCTCAGGAGCCGGCAAAAGTACAGTGATAAATCTACTAACCAGATTATATGAACCAGAAAAAGGCAAAATCCTTCTAGATGGAATAGATATAAAAAACATTCCACCAGAAACATTAAGAAGCCAAATAGGAGTAGTTTCACAAAATGTCCAGTTATTTGATAGATCTATAGAAGAAAATATTAAATACGGGACTTTCGGTGCAACCCTTGAAGAAGTCAAAGAAGCCGCCCAAAAAACTCGCGCGCACGACTTTATCAAAGACCTACCTGAAGGCTACAAATCTACAGTGGGAAAAGAAGGAATAAAACTCTCAGGAGGGCAAAAACAGCTTATATCTCTATCTAGAGTAATCTTAAAAGATCCAAAAATATTAATTCTTGATGAACCAACTTCTAATGTAGATACCTATACAGAAAGGCTAATAATAAATACTATAGAAAAGATGTTAAAAGACAAAACAATTATCTTGATCTCTCACAGGATATCTACCATAAAAGCCGCCGATGAAATAACTTTTATCTCTAACGGAAAAGTTGAAGCTAAAGGAACCCACTATGAGCTAATAAAAAACAATCCAAAATACAAAGATATATTTAGAATTTAATTTCCATTTTTATCCCTTTTTCATCATACTCCTCATTTTCATCAGGTATGCTTTTTAGGGCTTTCAAACTATTCAACCAGGCAGATAAAACAAGGGTAAGCGAGAGTGCATCCAAAATATCGTTTTTAGCTACCTCTGCTCTTTTCTTCTTTTTCATAGAGTTATTAACAATATCCTGGGTGAAAGAGGGCGGTTGATTAAGTATAGAACTAGTAGAGGACCTTAAAATATCAAAACGCTCTCTTAACCCATCCTTGGTTTGTTTGCTGTACTTTAATTCATTGTTAGCTAATTTCATAAAGCATAACTCAGGATGCGCTTCTTTGATTATATTCGCTGCCTTACTATTATTAATAATAAACCTATCCATTTCTCTTATTTTAGAAACTATAAACCAGGTCTGTTTAGAAAGGCCCTTACCTGTCATTACTTTATTTGTATAGTTGGCTTTTTGATAGGTCTTTTCATAAACTGCTGCCCTACAAGGCACTCTAAATACACTTTGTCCCCGCTTTCCAAGTAATTTTCTTGCCTCTTTATCGCATTTTCTCTCCTCTTCTCCCTTTTCTTTAAGGCCTATAGGTATATCAACCAAAATCAACTCCGCATCATAATGCCTTCCCCATAGAGAAACCACATCAGAAAAAATCTCCCATTCCCATCTTGCTATTTCAAATTTATTTGCTCCAAGCTTATCAAAGCTAAAAGCTAAACCAAACCATCCTGCTCTACAGCCATCTACCCCAACTAACTTTGTCATAAGACCACCCTACTAAATCAGTTTATTGCCCATCAAATACTGAATAGGATAAGATTATCCCCGTCATCTACTATAATTTTATCATCTTTTA
The Natranaerofaba carboxydovora genome window above contains:
- a CDS encoding ABC transporter ATP-binding protein, whose amino-acid sequence is MRGGIKKFVNSNEKKPGYNSLKRLSKNHYKLIKSYLISHKRKLFFAVLATIFVSLSALISPYLMKVAIDDYIIPGNFRGLTIVSILILLSYVLSWFSSYWQTYLAGWVGQDLVSSLRKDVFSHIKKLDLNFYNQRRTGEIMSRVTHDVNTLSELITGGFVHFVSDIFTLLGIIVIMFYLDISLTLIICLLIPFVMFIFFALGQKMRNAYHHVREEMARLNADVEENLSGIRTIKALNREQITQENFKKLSINNMKANLRAVGIFSLFFPAMNFSRVLGEALVLGYGGLQVIDGNMTVGVLAAFLSYVRRFFRPIMDLSQVFNTYQAAAAALDRINEYFNIPAESSTHNISLTKNKAYNISSNTSSNSFNFKGLTGEIIFENVSFSYGRNLILDNFDLEVPPKTTSALVGASGAGKSTVINLLTRLYEPEKGKILLDGIDIKNIPPETLRSQIGVVSQNVQLFDRSIEENIKYGTFGATLEEVKEAAQKTRAHDFIKDLPEGYKSTVGKEGIKLSGGQKQLISLSRVILKDPKILILDEPTSNVDTYTERLIINTIEKMLKDKTIILISHRISTIKAADEITFISNGKVEAKGTHYELIKNNPKYKDIFRI
- a CDS encoding DUF429 domain-containing protein, with translation MTKLVGVDGCRAGWFGLAFSFDKLGANKFEIARWEWEIFSDVVSLWGRHYDAELILVDIPIGLKEKGEEERKCDKEARKLLGKRGQSVFRVPCRAAVYEKTYQKANYTNKVMTGKGLSKQTWFIVSKIREMDRFIINNSKAANIIKEAHPELCFMKLANNELKYSKQTKDGLRERFDILRSSTSSILNQPPSFTQDIVNNSMKKKKRAEVAKNDILDALSLTLVLSAWLNSLKALKSIPDENEEYDEKGIKMEIKF